The following is a genomic window from Xiphophorus couchianus chromosome 5, X_couchianus-1.0, whole genome shotgun sequence.
TTGTGATTTTCTTAAAACACATTAACCCTCCCACAGTCTTAAGAGACGAGGTCAGTTGGATCACACAAGCTTTTTACCAGTGGGGTTACACTGACCCGGCGTGCACTTTGGAGGGATATTTTTGTGCgtggttttgggaactgacggtctgatggGTCAACCCTTTGATGGGTCAACCCTTTGTATCCCCGGTTGCCCGACCATGACAGTGGTCATGGGGCATCTGCCACTGTCCAGACCATGGGACGGCTAAAAGGTGACTTTATTTCATGTCAGTGTAAAATAATAGCAGATGAATTTATGTCAAGTTAACATTGTTAACAGTGTTAACGGGGTTAATGGGGTTAACGGGGTTAACGAGGTTAACAGGGCTAATGGGGCTGCCAGTAAAGGTATCCAAACCATATTCCAGGAACCTTTAAggtacttcctgtttgttctaTTCTGAAGCTATGCCTTTtagcttcaaaaaaaaaaaaaaaaagctaaggcTACTTAAACCTGCCTGTTTTCTATTGCTGTTTGAATTAATCCAAAAATTGGAGTTGACAGACTGAATCGACAGTATTAACTGAAGAAGTAAAACCGAAAGAGTTTAAGACATTCAATATCAGACAATAGCATCACCTATTCCAGAGTGTTGATTTGTTGCTCTCATTTTTCAAAGCAATCAATGTAAATAAAGCATGTTTGTTAGAGAATTaaatttctctattttttagTTATCTAACTTAAAGTGTAGCTGACAAGCAGGACGAGACCCAAAAAACAAGGCCGCACTCAAATAAGAAGGTACAAACAACTCCATCCATCCTGTAATGCTAATGGATCTTGTCATGCAGCTCTTTGAAGCCATCATCTGcatcatgaaatattttatgagCTCTCAGAAATGCAGTAGCACCAAGTATTCTCACGGCCCATTAAAGCCGGCATGCTGCTGTCATCCCGCCTCGTTCAGCCGGCGAACGCCGGACGTTCAAATAGCCGAAACTTGAACGCGCTCCGGCTGCAGGCGGAGAACAACGGGAGGCAGCTCCAGGCTGTGCTCAAGGTTTCTTTACTTAGAGAaatatttggtgttttcatATGCATTTAACGCCCACCACAAAGATATTCTTGAAGTATTAATCGTTCAGGGGCTAAGCTGACAGTTTGGCTGCTTATCATTTTGTAAAGGTTTGTGTTACTTTGCGAGTGAAAGGCAAAGCAATTAAACACGTAATTGCACATTACTGGGAGGGATGTAATCAAAGTAAGGTCTCTTTTATTACGGGCAGCATTAGTTCCATCATAGGACTGACGAGAAAATTAAGTCTGTtacaacaaaatgcaaagtttCTGTTTGATCAATTGTCTGACTCAGACAGGTGTAAAAcgtaatttcatttttatctccAATATCGTCACCAgggtgcatttttttatttctttatttaccaaattcttgttttaaaaagtcgTTTAATCTTCTGGTCGCACAACCATCACACCCTTGAAAGTAATAACGGTTCAAATCCGTTCTTAAAGACCCAGTTCACTGGTGAACATGCTTATATACTGTTCACCTGCAGTGTAGGACAGAGAGATGTTGAAATTGGCCGAATTTGCAGTGAAGTCTACATCACCGTTAACACATTTTCACGGACCGAGAATCCCGTTTGCCCTTTGGCTGCTAATACAGAGAACTTGGGTCAAGTCCTGAGAGGCCATTTCTACTTCTGAAGGAATGACACGCATGAAAAAGAccgaagaagaaaagaaagacaaggagTCCAAATGAACTGATATtggagacagagagggaggaaaGGAGGGGGAAGCCTAAGGAAAAGCTGAGCGGAGCGGCTGAAGGTGCCGCTGATTCAGTTAGAGTAAACCCTGCAGGAAACCGCTATCACTCTTTTCagacaaaagcagaagaaagaacAAGGGAGCGAGGGACGGAGAGAAAGATAAACGACAAACAGAAGCTCTTCAACCAAGTGAAGCAGAAGTGCGGGATCCATTGGAATAAACGCGCCCGGTTTCTCAAATAGCTTTGTGTTGCGTCGGAATGATAACTTGTACAACCTCGAGGCTCGCCGCTGTAATGCAATCTTACACGCTGCCACCCACACATGCATAcgcttgcataaaaaaataaaataaaaaatactctgGGTACGCACGATAGAAACTGGGGAAGCTGTGCGGTTTATTGGGTCATTGTGGATTTCTCTCTCTGGATGAAATATGTGTTAATTTGCAAAGTGGCTTGAGGACAGTCAATAGGAAAcctctgtttctctgcagaggAGGAAAGTAAGTAGTAAAGCGAGCCTAAGAAGAGGAAAACGAGGGAAAGGGGGAGATGGAAGATATTCTaagatttgactttttttaaaccGCTGAAGGTGGGGCGATGTTGTGAAGTGGGTACATTTCCATAGTAAGGGATGAAGGCTGACAGACCTTTAGGGAGCTGTATGACCAAAAACAGGGACAGCAACGCCGAGCGTCACATTCAGCGTTATGTTTGCCGTTTCATAATTTCTCTTGCCTTGCTAGTGTAACCCCAACAAATGACAGGGCTCCAAATGCTAACCAGGTTTTCTTTTCCTATCAAAGCAGTCGGGGTGGACTGGTGTGAGTTTCTTAAAGTGCGACGACCTCGAGTCAAGCTGCATAAAAACATATTCCATAATTCTTCCGTTGTATTTAGAGCAGCAACTATTCCCActcttgtttaaaataatagaaGATATTGATTGCTAAGAGCtatattaaacagaaatgtgaggTTTCTGAGAAGTTTGTTCACCCAGAACttggttggggctccttttgcatgaatcaATCAAAGCAATGTGGGATGGAAGTGACTGGTCTGTGGTCCTGCTGGGTTGTACTGAAAGGCCAGGTTGCTTTGACAGCAAACTCCAGGTCATCTGCACTGTTGGGTCTGGAGTTCCTCGTCTTCCTCTTGACAGTACGCCGTTGCTTCTCTTTAGGTTTCAGGATAGGCCAGTTTGCTGGACAATCACAGTAACACCATGGTCACTTAACCAAATGTTGGTACATTTAGCAGAGTGGGCAGGTGAtaaatcctgctggaaaattaaatcagcatcTCCACAAAACGTGTCAGCAGAGAGAAGCATTAAGTGTGCTAAACTTTCCGGGTAGACAGCTGCATCGCAGAGGACTTCAGTGGACTaacaccagcagatggcatGGCAAACCCTAAATCATCtctgactgtggaaacttcacactcAACTTCGAGGAACGTGGATTCCGTGTCTGTCCACTCtgcctccagactctgggacctcgACTTGAcgtaataaaacacaaactttgttttCGTCAGAAGAAGGCAACAGTCCAGATCTGGTTTATGAGAGGCCTGACAcgagaaatgtaacatttgcagTCCATGTGTAGGATTTGTTTGTCTCTTGATGCACTGAGTCCAGCCCCAGTCTTTCTGAAGTCTCTCTAAATCCTTGAATGGATGTGTTGTTTTGCATCTTTGTGTTCAAAGTGTGACGTCTGTCGAATGATCACACCGAACTGAAGAGATTTATGTGTGCAGGTAAAAGCCCAGTACAGCGTTTTGATGGACACCGTCAAGCAGACGTCCTTCCAGAACCTTCAGGAGGAGCTGGACAGTCACATGGAAACCCTGAGTGGGCAAGTCAGACCCCATCGAACACAACAAGCTATGTCATTGCATAAAATGGACATGGAGGCCAGTGTGATGGAGGTGAGCTCATGTTATTCTAGACATTGAGGTATCTAGATTTGcctcaaattttttttaaaaaagggaagaTTCCTGAACCATCACACCAGATTAACTCTTCAGTCCTGCTACTGGTTCAGGGATTCTCACTTTACTGCATTTAATGTGATCAGGTGAGACAACCCCAGCTGGCCTGTGGGAGCTGCGGTCCGGAGGAGTACtgcagctacagcagcagacATCCTGGCTGTGAAAAGTGCACGGTTTGCCCTCCTGGCTTCTTCCTGGTTGCCCAGTGTTCTGTCCATGCTGACAGGATCTGCCAGGTTTGCAACTTTACGCTTTCGACGAATGGCTTTCTTAACTCAACTGAGTCTTGCCAGTTtggactttaaaaatatatatatatatatattgaacaTTAAACTTTGCCAATActctgctaatgtcgaaaaaactaaatttaggaattgcagtgtttccattcaATAAGATGCGAAATTAAAATTAcacgtgaataagcttgttcatgtgataagttgttaaaaaaaacaacatgtcccaccgtcatcctcctaccacttttttcttctttgttttttccaccgGTAGTAACGTCACACAGGTCACATGACTCGTGAgatgcaaaaaagtgtttatattGGAGATTTGTGAAATACACACCCATTTCAATTCTGCTGAAAAGCCACCTCATCCGTAAAAACCTTCTCTcgaaaaatgtgagtttttttcaaagttaacaTGTCTCCATTTAGCAAATTTCTTTTCCAGTTCCAATTCCCATAATTGCACTgccaatggaaacacagctattgtCGGCTATTATGTGctaatgaaacataaaataatggtTGAACTGTATTTCTCCAGTAAAGGGAACAAGCAGGCAGAGTCTTGATTCATCATCTGCTCACTGCAACCAGTGGCTCCAACAAGTTTGTTGTTATTACAGGACCGAGATGAATGTCTTGAAATATCAGACTTGTGCAGAGATAAACAGAAGTGCATTAACACTCCAGGTACGATGaatcatgcttttatttatcgacattgcaatattttctctcctttttccgATTCACGGATTTTTATTCCTACTTGTCCAATTTGCTTCCTGTCGTATCACCAGGCGGATTCAAGTGTCAGGGCATGACGGTACGTGACGCCAACTCTGGAATGTGTGGCCATGGCTACTTCTACAACTCTGAGATGGATGAATGTCAGGCCTGCAGCGAGTGCGATGGGGAACCGGTTGTTTCCCCTTGCACCTTAGTCACAGACGCTGTCTGCTCCGGCTCCGTTAACGATGTTCCCGCTTTGTCGCTCTCCTGGTCTGGAGACATAAGTCTGAAGGGTCCAAAAGGCCAGATCCTGGGTCAGGCCTTCCCCAGCGCGCAGCTTCACATACAGGGAAGAGACGACATGGGTCTGGTTTCAGCTGAGGATGGGCAGCTGATCCTAAAGCAGCACGGTTTGGTCTGGCTCGACGGAGTTCTGTCGCTTGGTCACGGCTGCCGTAGCTTCATCCAGGTCTGCCTACGTGTAAACCACACAGACGGGTCCGACGGCCGTGACCTGAGCGGCATACGGGTGGAGCACCAGGAACGAAGGTCTCTTCGAGGCGTCAGCATCAGTGGGGTCACGGAAGTCGCCCCGGGTCACCTTATGTCCCTGTTTCTTCGGAGCGCCAGCCATCACTGCAACCAAAGCAGCGAAGGTCTGCAGCTTTACGACACCTCTGCAGCCATGCTCTCCCTCCTCTGGCTCTCTCACGACACCGGGGCTGTTGCCATGACAGCACAGGCCGTGGTTTCTGCACATTACCACACAAATTACCACCCGGCCTTCCGCATCTCCTCCACCTCTGACCCCTACGTAGTGGGGCTGAGTCACGACAGTCGAGGGATCCGTT
Proteins encoded in this region:
- the LOC114145589 gene encoding uncharacterized protein LOC114145589, with translation MDTVKQTSFQNLQEELDSHMETLSGQVRPHRTQQAMSLHKMDMEASVMEVRQPQLACGSCGPEEYCSYSSRHPGCEKCTVCPPGFFLVAQCSVHADRICQDRDECLEISDLCRDKQKCINTPGGFKCQGMTVRDANSGMCGHGYFYNSEMDECQACSECDGEPVVSPCTLVTDAVCSGSVNDVPALSLSWSGDISLKGPKGQILGQAFPSAQLHIQGRDDMGLVSAEDGQLILKQHGLVWLDGVLSLGHGCRSFIQVCLRVNHTDGSDGRDLSGIRVEHQERRSLRGVSISGVTEVAPGHLMSLFLRSASHHCNQSSEGLQLYDTSAAMLSLLWLSHDTGAVAMTAQAVVSAHYHTNYHPAFRISSTSDPYVVGLSHDSRGIRFAENGSVRFVFQQALYSMGQACVSDGFQLVAYLNKNGTSTEMFRVFKPGVHYRDTSISLSGAATVSPGDAIGFEILSPAQCNVRFFGDESGISLLSLFWVPAAISSSMTASVANTGLPSGAVRNKPLFFHQTSPQVPQMGLLGKGSPNQKKDFVFRESGTVSVALDLKLIPSCNLVKVTLLRQSDSEGGREAEGLRPVPIAQQVAGQMGEGCQWASLSLRASFQVYNGTAVFFILDCVRGRVNQISHQAGSGVSAVWVAA